A window of the Radiobacillus deserti genome harbors these coding sequences:
- a CDS encoding BrxA/BrxB family bacilliredoxin — translation MDFNLYMHDIVQSAREDLTQAGYKELTSPEEVDRALNEKGTTLVMVNSTCGCAGGVARPAAAHAIHYDKRPDHLVTVFAGQDKDATERAREYFEGYPPSSPSFALLKDGKIISMVERHDIEGFSPVDVVTKLQALFDQHCEEV, via the coding sequence ATGGATTTTAATTTGTACATGCATGACATTGTGCAATCTGCCAGAGAAGACTTAACACAAGCGGGATATAAGGAACTAACGTCACCAGAGGAAGTAGATCGAGCGTTGAATGAAAAAGGGACTACATTAGTCATGGTGAATTCTACTTGTGGCTGTGCGGGTGGAGTAGCTCGTCCTGCTGCTGCACATGCGATTCATTACGATAAGCGTCCTGACCATTTAGTCACAGTGTTCGCTGGACAGGATAAGGACGCGACGGAGCGTGCAAGGGAATACTTTGAAGGTTATCCACCTTCTTCGCCATCTTTTGCATTATTAAAAGATGGGAAAATTATATCCATGGTAGAACGCCATGATATTGAAGGATTTTCTCCTGTTGACGTGGTAACGAAACTACAAGCGTTGTTTGATCAACACTGTGAAGAAGTTTAA
- the buk gene encoding butyrate kinase, whose translation MKTKRILVINPGSTSTKIGVFDDDHCLFEKTIRHSTEDLSEFPRIIDQYEFRKKVILEELHHEGINISKLAAVCGRGGLLRPIEGGTYQVNEEMLQDLRMGFNGEHASNLGGILAFEIASGLNIPSYIVDPVVVDELQDIARLSGVPEIPRKSIFHALNQKAVGRKAAKDLGTTYESSNLIIVHMGGGITIGAHHNGRVIDVNNGLHGDGPFSPERAGTVPAGDLVSICFSGQYYREEVMKKLVGHGGLVGYLGTNDAVEVEEKMLQGDETARLVYEAMAYQVAKEVGAMSAVLKGKVDAIALTGGIAHSKPIVRMISDHIGWIADVLIYPGENELEALAQGTLRVLNEEEQPKQYPNVKEG comes from the coding sequence ATGAAAACAAAACGAATACTAGTCATTAATCCAGGCTCCACCTCTACGAAAATTGGTGTCTTTGATGATGACCACTGTCTGTTTGAAAAGACGATTCGTCATAGCACAGAAGATTTATCAGAGTTCCCAAGAATTATTGATCAATATGAATTTCGAAAAAAAGTTATTCTGGAGGAACTTCATCATGAAGGGATTAACATATCTAAGCTAGCTGCTGTCTGTGGACGAGGTGGATTACTTCGTCCTATCGAGGGTGGAACCTATCAAGTGAATGAAGAAATGCTCCAAGATCTACGGATGGGGTTTAATGGAGAACATGCTTCTAATCTAGGTGGAATTTTAGCTTTTGAAATTGCTTCCGGATTAAACATTCCTTCTTATATTGTAGACCCAGTTGTGGTGGATGAGCTTCAAGATATTGCTAGGCTATCTGGTGTGCCGGAAATCCCAAGAAAAAGTATTTTTCATGCGCTCAATCAAAAAGCAGTGGGAAGAAAAGCAGCGAAAGATCTCGGTACTACATACGAGTCATCTAATCTCATTATCGTACATATGGGTGGTGGAATTACAATTGGTGCGCATCATAATGGGCGCGTCATTGACGTGAACAACGGCTTACATGGGGATGGACCTTTTTCACCAGAGAGAGCTGGAACAGTTCCTGCAGGTGATTTAGTTTCCATTTGTTTCTCTGGCCAGTACTACCGAGAAGAGGTTATGAAGAAACTAGTAGGACATGGAGGACTTGTTGGCTATTTGGGAACGAACGATGCGGTAGAAGTGGAAGAAAAAATGCTTCAAGGGGATGAAACAGCGCGACTGGTTTATGAAGCTATGGCTTATCAAGTAGCAAAAGAAGTGGGAGCCATGAGTGCAGTTCTTAAAGGGAAAGTGGATGCCATTGCTTTGACTGGTGGAATTGCTCACAGTAAGCCAATCGTACGTATGATTTCTGATCATATAGGATGGATCGCAGATGTCCTTATTTATCCTGGAGAAAATGAGCTTGAAGCCTTAGCTCAAGGAACGCTTCGTGTTCTGAATGAGGAAGAACAACCAAAACAATATCCGAATGTGAAGGAGGGCTAA
- a CDS encoding bifunctional enoyl-CoA hydratase/phosphate acetyltransferase — MQKLATLVERVKERKNRIVSVAQADEKEVLLAVKSALEENLCFFHLFGDKARILHLAKDIELDVGSLSITNTISVEESAREAVQLVRNGGAHVLMKGNLPSALLLKAVLNKEFGIRGGNVLSHAALFEVPNYSKLIMLSDAAMNIAPSLEEKAAITKNSVFIANKIGITRPKVAVLAAVEYVNPNMQATLDAAQLVELGRKGEIPNCKIEGPLAFDLAVSKKAAEIKGISSSVAGDVDIMIAPTIEVGNTLYKSFIYFANAKTAAIIVGAKAPIVLTSRSDTFENKVFSLSLALMSSTID, encoded by the coding sequence ATGCAGAAATTAGCTACACTTGTTGAACGTGTAAAAGAACGAAAGAATCGTATCGTTTCCGTGGCTCAAGCGGATGAAAAAGAAGTTCTCTTAGCAGTGAAATCTGCTTTAGAAGAGAATTTATGTTTCTTCCACTTATTTGGTGATAAAGCCAGAATCTTACATCTTGCAAAAGATATAGAGCTAGATGTGGGAAGCTTGTCTATTACTAATACCATTAGTGTAGAGGAGTCGGCGCGTGAAGCGGTCCAACTTGTGCGAAACGGGGGAGCGCATGTCTTAATGAAAGGGAATCTTCCCTCGGCTTTGCTTTTAAAGGCAGTTTTAAACAAGGAGTTTGGTATCCGAGGAGGGAATGTTCTTTCTCATGCTGCTTTATTTGAAGTCCCTAATTATTCCAAATTAATTATGCTATCGGATGCAGCAATGAATATTGCACCATCCCTCGAAGAAAAAGCAGCGATCACCAAAAATTCGGTATTTATTGCTAACAAAATAGGAATTACCCGTCCCAAAGTAGCAGTACTGGCGGCCGTAGAATATGTCAATCCGAATATGCAAGCAACACTAGATGCTGCACAGCTTGTAGAATTGGGCCGAAAGGGTGAAATACCAAATTGTAAGATAGAAGGACCGCTTGCATTTGATCTTGCAGTATCGAAAAAGGCGGCAGAAATTAAAGGAATCTCGTCCTCTGTTGCAGGTGATGTAGATATTATGATTGCACCAACCATAGAAGTGGGCAACACCTTATATAAATCATTTATTTATTTTGCGAATGCCAAAACAGCGGCAATCATTGTCGGAGCAAAAGCTCCTATTGTTCTTACGTCCCGATCCGATACATTTGAAAATAAAGTATTTTCTTTAAGCTTAGCGTTAATGTCTTCAACTATAGATTAG
- the lpdA gene encoding dihydrolipoyl dehydrogenase, producing MAKDYDLVILGGGTGGYVAAIRASQLGLKTAIVEKEKLGGTCLHKGCIPSKALLRSAEVFRQTKEASDFGVISDEPTLNFEKVQSRKSSIIETLHRGVQGLMKKGKIDVYEGYGRILGPSIFSPTAGTISVEYENGDENDMLIPKNVLISTGSHPRTLPGLEVDCKKIMTSDDILQLEALPASLIVLGGGVIGIEWASMLADFGVEVTVLEYGSRILPTEDHEIAKEMHKQLKKKGINILTNANLLADTLQTDSQVQVEADINGNTESFVADGILISIGRVPNTENIGLENTDIQKTEQGFIQTNEMYQTKESHIYAIGDVIGGMQLAHVASHEGIVAVEHIAGEKPFPIQYDNVPSCIYSHPEAASVGITEEQAKERGFDIKVGKMPFQAIGKALVYGETDGFAKIIADKQTNDILGIHLIGPHVTDMISEAGLAMVLDATPWEVGETIHPHPTLSEIFGEAALAVDGKQIHG from the coding sequence ATGGCAAAAGATTATGATCTCGTTATACTTGGCGGTGGGACTGGTGGGTACGTTGCAGCAATCCGCGCCTCTCAGCTCGGTCTAAAAACTGCTATCGTGGAAAAAGAAAAGCTAGGTGGAACCTGTTTACATAAAGGATGTATCCCTTCTAAAGCATTACTTAGAAGTGCGGAAGTATTTAGACAGACCAAAGAAGCAAGTGACTTTGGTGTTATATCAGATGAACCAACTCTTAATTTTGAAAAGGTTCAGAGTAGAAAATCTTCTATTATCGAGACGCTGCACCGTGGAGTTCAAGGTTTAATGAAGAAAGGGAAAATCGATGTGTATGAAGGATACGGCAGGATATTAGGACCATCTATTTTTTCGCCAACTGCTGGAACAATATCTGTTGAATATGAAAATGGTGATGAGAACGATATGTTAATTCCGAAAAATGTTCTCATTTCAACGGGATCACACCCAAGAACGTTACCTGGCTTAGAAGTGGATTGTAAAAAAATTATGACGTCGGATGACATCTTACAGCTAGAGGCATTGCCTGCCTCATTAATCGTGCTAGGTGGTGGTGTTATTGGGATAGAATGGGCGTCTATGCTTGCTGATTTTGGCGTAGAGGTAACGGTCCTTGAATATGGTTCAAGAATTCTTCCGACAGAGGATCATGAGATTGCGAAGGAAATGCACAAACAACTCAAGAAAAAAGGCATCAATATCTTAACGAATGCGAATCTCTTAGCAGACACCTTACAAACAGATAGTCAAGTTCAAGTAGAGGCGGATATAAACGGGAATACAGAAAGTTTTGTAGCGGACGGCATTCTCATTTCTATTGGGAGAGTCCCTAATACAGAAAATATTGGCTTAGAAAATACAGATATACAAAAAACAGAACAAGGATTTATCCAAACGAATGAGATGTACCAAACAAAAGAGTCTCACATATACGCTATTGGGGACGTCATTGGTGGTATGCAGCTAGCGCATGTTGCGTCCCATGAAGGAATTGTAGCAGTTGAACATATAGCCGGTGAAAAACCGTTTCCAATTCAATATGATAATGTACCTTCCTGTATTTATAGTCATCCAGAAGCGGCAAGTGTGGGAATCACAGAAGAACAAGCTAAAGAAAGAGGCTTTGATATTAAAGTAGGTAAAATGCCTTTCCAAGCAATTGGAAAAGCACTTGTTTATGGGGAAACGGATGGTTTCGCTAAGATTATTGCGGATAAACAAACAAATGACATATTAGGAATTCATTTGATTGGCCCACATGTAACAGACATGATTTCAGAAGCTGGTTTAGCTATGGTACTAGATGCTACTCCGTGGGAAGTAGGAGAAACGATTCATCCACACCCTACCTTGTCCGAAATTTTTGGGGAGGCTGCATTAGCAGTGGATGGGAAACAAATACATGGATAG
- a CDS encoding thiamine pyrophosphate-dependent dehydrogenase E1 component subunit alpha, with amino-acid sequence MTDNKHQALGLTDEDVMNMYETMLLARKIDERMWLLNRAGKIPFVISCQGQEATQVGAAYALDRNKDYVLPYYRDMGVVLAFGMTATELMLSGFAKAEDPNSGGRQMPGHFGQKKNRIVTGSSPVTTQVPHAVGVALGGKMEKKDFVSFVTLGEGSSNQGDFHEGANFAGVHKLPVIFLVENNKYAISVPVDRQLACEKVSDRAIGYGMPGYTVDGNDPLEVYRVVKEAADRARNGEGPTLIEAVSYRLTPHSSDDDDRHYRDQEEVEEAKQKDSLRTFATYLREIGLLTDEKQEELEKRIMTQVNEATDYAEQASYPDADTLYDFVYGEQGGER; translated from the coding sequence ATGACAGACAACAAGCATCAGGCGCTAGGTTTAACAGATGAAGATGTGATGAATATGTATGAAACGATGTTACTCGCAAGAAAGATTGATGAACGGATGTGGCTTTTAAACCGTGCGGGTAAAATTCCGTTTGTTATTTCGTGTCAAGGTCAAGAAGCTACCCAAGTTGGGGCAGCCTATGCCTTAGATCGAAATAAGGACTACGTGTTGCCTTATTATCGGGATATGGGGGTTGTTTTAGCCTTCGGGATGACTGCAACGGAGCTTATGTTATCTGGCTTTGCTAAGGCTGAGGATCCAAACTCAGGTGGTCGTCAAATGCCTGGACACTTTGGTCAGAAAAAGAATCGTATAGTGACAGGGTCTTCTCCTGTTACTACGCAAGTTCCGCACGCAGTTGGCGTAGCTTTAGGCGGAAAAATGGAAAAGAAAGATTTCGTAAGTTTTGTCACACTTGGAGAAGGATCTTCTAATCAAGGTGATTTCCACGAAGGAGCAAACTTCGCAGGGGTTCATAAATTACCTGTCATTTTTTTAGTGGAAAATAACAAGTATGCGATATCTGTGCCGGTTGACCGCCAACTTGCGTGTGAAAAGGTATCAGATCGTGCAATTGGCTACGGGATGCCGGGTTATACTGTGGATGGAAATGATCCGTTAGAAGTCTATCGTGTTGTAAAAGAAGCGGCAGACCGAGCGCGAAATGGAGAAGGTCCAACCTTAATTGAAGCAGTGTCCTATCGATTAACACCTCATTCTAGTGATGATGATGATCGTCACTATCGAGATCAAGAAGAAGTAGAAGAAGCGAAGCAAAAAGATTCGTTACGTACGTTTGCTACGTATTTAAGAGAAATTGGCTTGTTAACGGATGAAAAGCAAGAAGAGCTAGAAAAAAGAATTATGACACAAGTCAATGAAGCTACTGACTATGCCGAGCAAGCATCCTATCCAGATGCGGATACGTTGTATGATTTTGTTTACGGTGAGCAAGGGGGAGAACGATAA
- the prli42 gene encoding stressosome-associated protein Prli42 produces MANKNVVKHQNQPRKLSKRERRMKVIIYIMIIAMILSSLSAGLALFIS; encoded by the coding sequence GCGAATAAGAATGTTGTCAAACATCAAAACCAACCTAGAAAGCTATCTAAGCGGGAAAGAAGAATGAAAGTCATCATTTATATCATGATTATCGCAATGATTTTATCTTCACTATCTGCTGGATTAGCTCTATTTATTTCATAG
- a CDS encoding Leu/Phe/Val dehydrogenase translates to MEIFKYMETYDYEQLVFCQDKTSGLKAIIAIHDTTLGPALGGTRMWTYASEEAAIEDALRLAKGMTYKNAAAGLNLGGGKTVIIGDPRKDKNEAMFRAFGRYIQGLNGRYITAEDVGTTVADMDLIHQETNFVTGISPEFGSSGNPSPVTAFGVYKGIKAAAKEAFGSDSLEGKTIAVQGVGNVAYTLCEHLHREGASLIVTDINKESVNRAVEAFNAKAVDPDDIYEVECDIYAPCALGATINDETIPLLKAKVVAGAANNQLKESRHGDVLREKGIVYAPDFVINAGGVMNIADELNGYNKERALKKVETIYDNLMKVFDIAKRDNIGTHVAAERMAEERIQTIKQSRSQFLLNGQHILRNKQ, encoded by the coding sequence ATGGAAATTTTTAAATATATGGAAACATACGATTACGAACAGTTGGTGTTCTGTCAAGATAAAACATCAGGATTAAAAGCTATAATTGCGATTCATGATACGACGTTAGGACCGGCATTAGGTGGTACAAGAATGTGGACTTATGCCTCAGAAGAAGCTGCTATCGAGGATGCGCTACGTCTGGCGAAAGGTATGACATACAAAAATGCAGCAGCTGGGTTAAATCTTGGTGGTGGAAAAACCGTTATTATTGGGGATCCGAGAAAGGATAAAAATGAGGCAATGTTTCGTGCATTCGGTCGTTACATTCAAGGGTTAAATGGCCGTTATATCACGGCAGAGGATGTTGGTACGACAGTTGCTGATATGGACCTTATTCACCAAGAGACGAATTTTGTAACGGGGATTTCACCTGAGTTTGGCTCTTCTGGGAACCCTTCACCAGTAACAGCGTTTGGGGTGTATAAAGGAATTAAAGCAGCTGCAAAAGAAGCGTTTGGCTCGGATTCTTTAGAAGGTAAAACGATTGCTGTACAAGGTGTCGGAAACGTGGCATACACGTTATGTGAGCACCTTCACCGTGAAGGTGCTAGCCTAATTGTTACAGATATAAACAAAGAGTCTGTTAATCGTGCGGTGGAAGCTTTTAACGCTAAAGCAGTAGATCCGGATGACATCTACGAAGTGGAATGTGATATCTATGCACCTTGTGCTTTAGGAGCGACTATTAATGATGAAACAATTCCATTGCTCAAGGCGAAAGTAGTTGCTGGTGCTGCTAACAACCAATTAAAAGAATCTAGACATGGTGATGTGTTGCGTGAAAAGGGTATTGTGTATGCACCTGACTTCGTTATTAATGCTGGTGGTGTTATGAACATTGCAGACGAATTAAATGGCTATAACAAAGAGCGTGCATTGAAAAAAGTAGAAACCATCTATGACAACTTGATGAAAGTATTTGATATCGCTAAAAGAGATAATATCGGAACGCATGTGGCTGCGGAGCGAATGGCAGAAGAAAGAATTCAAACGATTAAACAATCTAGAAGTCAATTCTTATTAAACGGACAACATATTTTGCGTAATAAACAATAA
- a CDS encoding alpha-ketoacid dehydrogenase subunit beta: MPVLSYIQAVTQAMREEMERDEKVFVLGEDVGKRGGVFRATEGLYEQFGDARVLDTPLAESAIAGVGIGAAMYGMRPVAEMQFADFIMPAINQIISEAAKIRYRSNNDWHCPITIRAPYGGGVHGALYHSQSVEAIFANQPGLKIVMPSTPYDVKGLLKAAIRDDDPVLFFEHKRAYRLIKGEVPEEDYTLPIGKADVKREGSDVTVITYGLCVHFALQAAEKLASEGIDVHILDLRTIYPLDQEAIIEAASKTGKVLLVTEDTLEGSIIGEVAAIISEHCLFDLDAPIKRLAGPNVPAMPYAPTMEKRFMVNPDKVEQAIRDLAEF; the protein is encoded by the coding sequence ATGCCAGTTTTATCCTATATACAAGCTGTCACCCAAGCAATGCGTGAAGAAATGGAACGAGATGAAAAGGTGTTTGTACTAGGAGAAGATGTTGGAAAACGTGGAGGAGTTTTTCGTGCGACCGAAGGCCTTTATGAACAATTTGGTGATGCGAGGGTGTTAGATACACCGTTAGCAGAATCAGCGATCGCAGGTGTAGGAATTGGTGCAGCGATGTACGGAATGCGACCAGTTGCAGAAATGCAATTCGCCGATTTCATCATGCCAGCTATCAATCAAATCATTTCAGAAGCGGCAAAAATTCGTTATCGAAGTAACAATGATTGGCATTGCCCGATTACTATTCGTGCTCCCTATGGTGGAGGAGTACACGGTGCATTGTATCATTCCCAATCCGTAGAAGCGATTTTTGCGAATCAGCCAGGGTTGAAAATTGTAATGCCATCCACTCCTTATGATGTCAAAGGACTATTAAAGGCAGCTATTCGTGATGATGATCCTGTCCTTTTCTTTGAACATAAACGTGCTTACAGACTAATCAAGGGAGAAGTACCGGAAGAAGATTATACACTTCCGATTGGAAAAGCAGATGTGAAGCGAGAAGGCTCTGATGTAACGGTTATTACATATGGATTGTGCGTTCACTTTGCCTTACAGGCTGCTGAAAAATTAGCAAGTGAAGGAATAGATGTTCACATTCTAGATCTACGTACCATTTATCCTCTTGATCAAGAAGCAATCATTGAAGCGGCTTCCAAAACAGGAAAAGTACTACTTGTGACCGAGGATACGTTAGAAGGAAGTATTATAGGAGAAGTGGCAGCGATTATAAGTGAACACTGCTTGTTTGACCTAGACGCTCCGATTAAACGTCTAGCCGGACCAAATGTGCCTGCAATGCCATACGCACCTACAATGGAAAAGAGATTTATGGTAAACCCGGACAAAGTAGAACAAGCCATTCGGGACCTAGCTGAATTTTAA
- a CDS encoding L,D-transpeptidase: MIRSIFLSLVMVLSPLWPFGENPTPGAPFIIINKQSNQLAFVDNNQIEQIYPVATGATNSLTPEGLHTVLIKAVDPYYRKKNIPGGDQNNPLGSRWIGFDAEDTDGRTYGIHGTNRPDSIGKNVSAGCIRMQNKSVEQLFAKVPIGTKVLIVTSEKDFWTLAVAYNAIKKS, encoded by the coding sequence ATGATTCGGAGCATTTTTCTAAGTTTAGTCATGGTTCTGAGTCCTTTATGGCCATTTGGTGAGAATCCAACACCGGGTGCTCCTTTTATCATTATTAATAAACAATCTAATCAATTAGCTTTTGTAGATAATAATCAAATCGAACAAATTTATCCAGTAGCAACTGGTGCAACGAATTCCTTAACACCAGAAGGATTACACACAGTACTAATAAAAGCCGTAGATCCTTATTATAGAAAAAAGAATATACCAGGTGGGGATCAAAACAATCCATTAGGTTCTAGGTGGATTGGATTTGATGCGGAAGATACAGACGGTCGAACATATGGAATTCATGGAACCAACCGACCAGATTCGATTGGGAAGAATGTTTCTGCTGGTTGTATTAGAATGCAAAACAAAAGTGTAGAACAACTATTTGCCAAGGTTCCGATAGGGACAAAAGTATTGATTGTAACATCAGAAAAAGATTTTTGGACGTTAGCTGTAGCGTATAATGCCATCAAAAAAAGCTGA
- a CDS encoding aromatic acid exporter family protein, with translation MKIGYRTLKTAIGTPVSIWIAELFQLDNYVSAGILTILCIQSTRKRSFISSGHRIAACLLAILFACILFGLIGYHPITIGLLLILFIPVTVKFKITSGIASSSVILLHLYSAGVIDFPLIVNELGIIGIGIGVALLLNLYMPSLDDTLKNTQQQLEDNFKSILYEISVYLREGTQTWTGREIIATDELLNKSERLVARDVENHIFRGSHPYSDYFKMRRKQFDLLKRMLPLVSQIQVGYDQCYRLADFFESLSESVHPGNTATRHLEAMKQLKRTFSEDELPKTREEFEARATLFRLMYEMEQYLIIKRYFKKSDV, from the coding sequence GTGAAAATCGGTTATCGTACGTTAAAAACAGCAATCGGCACACCAGTATCTATTTGGATCGCAGAATTGTTTCAACTAGACAATTATGTATCCGCGGGGATTCTAACCATTCTTTGTATTCAATCTACAAGAAAGCGTTCGTTTATTAGTTCAGGACATCGTATTGCAGCGTGCTTGCTGGCAATTTTATTTGCCTGTATTCTTTTTGGACTAATCGGTTATCATCCTATTACGATTGGACTTCTTTTAATCTTATTTATTCCTGTTACCGTTAAATTTAAAATTACGTCAGGCATCGCTTCCAGTTCCGTTATTCTTTTACATTTATATAGTGCGGGGGTTATAGATTTTCCATTGATTGTAAATGAATTGGGGATCATAGGCATTGGGATTGGTGTTGCGTTGTTGTTAAATCTTTATATGCCAAGTTTAGATGATACGTTAAAAAACACGCAGCAACAATTAGAAGATAACTTTAAATCCATTCTCTATGAAATTTCTGTATATTTACGTGAAGGCACCCAAACGTGGACAGGTAGAGAAATCATCGCTACAGATGAACTACTTAATAAATCAGAAAGACTCGTAGCTCGAGATGTAGAAAATCATATATTTCGTGGGAGTCACCCTTATTCAGACTATTTTAAGATGCGACGCAAACAGTTTGATTTGCTAAAACGTATGTTACCATTAGTTAGTCAAATTCAAGTAGGATACGACCAGTGCTACCGGTTAGCAGATTTTTTTGAATCGTTATCAGAATCTGTGCATCCGGGGAATACCGCAACACGTCACTTAGAAGCGATGAAACAATTAAAGAGAACCTTTTCCGAAGATGAATTACCGAAAACAAGGGAAGAATTTGAAGCAAGAGCTACCCTGTTTCGCCTTATGTATGAAATGGAGCAGTATCTAATCATTAAAAGATATTTTAAAAAGAGTGATGTGTAA